CAGTGCGCAGGATGAGACCATGACCAAGTTGAGTTTTCGGCAGGTGGAAGCGTTCCGGGCCGTGATGATCGCCGGTACCACCACGGGGGCGGCCGAGTTGCTTTATATTTCCCAGCCGGCGGTGAGCCGTCTGCTCCATGATTTTGAAGCGGCGGTAAAAGTGAAATTGTTTGAGCGTCATCACAAACGGCTGGCGCCGACACCGGAGGCGCTGCTGCTGTTTGAAGAAGTCGAGCGTTCTTTTGTCGGCATTGACCGGCTGGCCAGTATGGCGGAAGAGTTACGGGACTTTCAGCGTGGCAGCCTGAAGGTGGCGGCCATGCCCGCCATTGCCCTTGGTTTTTTGCCCCGAGTGATGCAGAAATTTGGCGAGGCGCATCAGGGAGTGAGCCAGACCCTGCAGGTGCGCAGCTCCCAGCAGGTGGCCGACTGGATAGCCACCCAGCATTTTGACGTGGGTATCGGTGCCATCAATGTGGCGGATCCGGCACTGGCGGTGGAGGTGCTGGGCGAAGCGGCGCTGGTGTGTGCCCTGCCGGCCAGCCACCCGTTGGTGGAAAAGGCGGTGATCGTGCCGGAGGATCTGCGCGATCAGCCGTTTATTT
The Oceanimonas pelagia genome window above contains:
- a CDS encoding LysR substrate-binding domain-containing protein; its protein translation is MTKLSFRQVEAFRAVMIAGTTTGAAELLYISQPAVSRLLHDFEAAVKVKLFERHHKRLAPTPEALLLFEEVERSFVGIDRLASMAEELRDFQRGSLKVAAMPAIALGFLPRVMQKFGEAHQGVSQTLQVRSSQQVADWIATQHFDVGIGAINVADPALAVEVLGEAALVCALPASHPLVEKAVIVPEDLRDQPFISLGPEQSVRYKVDEAFEQARVSRQLVFDTQLSHVACSFVDAGAGVALVDPVTALHFPSANLVYRPFEPWVSFSYHLLYPAHRARSRATLEFSELLKRELTVLTENANGLLRLKGVAGTP